DNA from Lagenorhynchus albirostris chromosome 3, mLagAlb1.1, whole genome shotgun sequence:
AGTTCTTTTGGCTATACCTTATTCAAATTTATGTCAAAAGAATGGGATGACTATTCAAAGACATTTTGTTTGGTTTAAATTCAGTTCAAAGACTCTTTAAAATCAGCTTTTGAGGTGAAGATTTTCAGGAAAATATGTGATAGaaatcacatttattttgaattttctacaaataagaaaaacagacaaaaacggACCAAAGAGTAAACAAGAACCAGACTCTAGGATAGCTAGATTAGTACTTCCTTtgattaataagaaaaaacaactttACCCATTAATCTCAGGTTCCTTATATGTATACACTAGTACTAATACCGCAATTTCCTTTGTATTACTGGAAGAATAATCTGCAGAGAATTCAAGCATGAGGCAATAATTGTACTGCCTCTGTTTAGAAATTGTTCTATTCAATTGGATTCTGAAATATTCAGCAGTAGCAAAATGTTAGGTCTCCTTAAGAAATTCTTCAGCAAGAGCAAATTGCAAAATGTTGAAACAGATCCTGATACAGCAACATTTTAAGCAGAAATTTTGTATTAATTAAGGAAGGTTAACACATTAGAAGGGAGCAAGTCCTGAACACCAAAGATTAAGgggaaaatcaaaagaagaagaaaggacaaCACGCACCTGTATAATCTTTTGTCCCTACTTAACTTGCAGAAAGGAGAAATCATAAAGGGCAGCTTAGAACTAAGAGGAGGCACAAGGAATAAAAGTGCTTATCTTCTAACAACGAGAATGAAGGTACTGTGAGCTTTCTGAATTGGAACAGTCCAAGCTTACTACTAGAGCAACTGGTTCTGCCATAAGCAGAAAGGAAGGTACTCAGAGCTTTTAACATGAGAGTTGTGACCCAGATCAGAAACAGAGTTGAGCTATTACAAAGCAGCCCCAAGGGCTTCATATCCTAAGAAAGAGGGTTATCTATTATCAtcatttttgtaattattatttacttaagCCTGTTAAATACCTCAGTTgtttatattgtttaaaattgTACTAAATTGTATCTTCCTTAACTGCTACTCAGATTCAAATAATACTGatgctttatctttctttatagaataaacaaaattaactaGCTAAGGTACCAATTCACTCCCTCTAAGTTATCCACTCCAAAGAAACTCTAAGGAGCACATAAAATAGGACATAAAGTGGGACTTAATCTGAAAGCCATGTCATTTAGCTCCAGTCTATGAAAGAAAGGGTTAGAGAAGATCAGGATATCTTGACTATTCGTAATCACATTTTGAGGCAAGTATTACCTTGTCTAGTGTGCTATTTACCTCTTCTTATAATGGCACTTTATAGCATTCTGAGTATCTCCCACTCTCACCCTCCCCTGCATCCACCATGACTGTGACTAAGAtgcaacattaaaaattaatcacattttaaaatgtccccTAATATATTTATCTCACAACAGAATTCTAGAGAGTATGTTTGTTTTTGgcattatttatcttatttactaTCATTTCATGCTAAAAGTGACAAAATATTCTGAAAGTGAAAATAATGAAGATATAATTCTTCCTTCTGTGAAACACGTTCAGTGTCTCCCACATGAACTGTGGGAAAGTGtgtgaaaagtacactagaaatCAAGATAAAATCTCTTACAAACCTGACAGTTCCAGAAGACACATGCTTATAAAAAAGACTACCTGGGCTCCAATACtgtacaaaattttataaaaatgagacgggaaaagaaaaactaaccaAAGGAGGGGTGCGGGGCGGGGgagatttcttatatttttaacttctctcttcattcaaagaaagtaaaaatgtagAGAAATGACAGATATTTACCTTGTTCACTGGATTCTCTTACATAGGGCTTGAGGTGGGACATTTTGATGGGTCTTTTAAGTCTTGTCCCAGTGTTGTCTCTCAGAACAGCACATCCATTTTCTGTAATATAGTCTATGACACAAGGACCAACCCATTCAGATTGGAAACGACCATCCTTCCACCAGTTTTTCCTTTGTCTTAAGACTTCATGACCCACTTTTAGTTGAAATGGATTTAAttgctttggtttctttttaacaatgattttgcttttatttagttCATCAAAACTGTTGTTCTCCATCTGCaagtgtaaaaacaaaaaaaaaagaacaaagggatGAAAGAGCTAGAGTTTCTTGAAGGTATATACagataatattataataaaaagattACTTATTGAAATGCTACTGAAAGCTAGGCAAGAAtcccacttaattttttaaaacaatatttcaaaGTCAGTATTATTACCTcaactttataaagaaaataaagtaatatgAGATAAAGTAACATGCCCAAGTTAAACAACTAGAAAGCAAAACCAGGGATTTGAATTCAGCTCTACCTTGATTCCAAAACACATAGTTTTCCTAGTAATGTCTCTCAGAATTTCATAGCTAATAAACATACTGTTTAATCAAAACATGCagaattcaatggaaaaaaattggTTTTAGGGTATATCATAGGTATGTGAGTGtatgctgaaatttaaaaaaaaatcactttatagATTTTTAGATTATAGAGTTTTTTTCTATTAGATAGAATCACCTGGCCCGCTGAAGTTGTCTTATTCTCCATTACTTTATCAGCTTCTTTAATTGCACCTAGAATTCTGGCAAACATACTTGTATTATTACCATCCACTTCACGAAGAATATCTGAAGTCTCAGGCATGTAAAGATTTctattaaacatttgaaaatacgGTGTATTTTTAGTAGGTtcctattaagaaaaataaacaacagttTGTAATAAAACATTTATGTAGCCAAGAAATAGTCATAATTCACAAGTACAGATTATAAAAAGGTACATACCGAGTGAGTAACATTGAAGGCAAACGAAACAGCTGCTAGGTGATCATCCCAGTTGTTTGGGTAGTCAGCGCAGTGTTTGGAAAGAAATGTTTTGATTGTGCTAGGTGTACTTATAGTTGGATTAATAGTTTGGGAGGCATGAGAAATTACAATTTGCTTTGTACCAAACAATTCACACAGTTCTACATTGATctgaaaaacatataaaaaacaaagctgattttaaaatctgtattttatttttccctggatTGAAAGGTTGCAAAAGAATTTGAATCTTGCCTTTTCCTTGACCATAGCCAGTCTTTATGAAAACatacatattttgtttaaaagagtaactaccatttattgagtcctTACTATGTGCTGATGCTTTACATTACAGTCATTATACATGACAAAAATCTTATGAGatattaactccattttaaagataagcagCTGAAGCTCTGGGAGGTTAAGTGCCTtgccagacacacacatacagcaaGGAAATGGAAGAACAGAATTTAACACTAACTTTGAGTTCAGATAACATTTTAATTCAGTAGACAGTTTCTCAAACACAGTTAACATAATCCACTTGACAGCTACATGACCTTGGCCAAATCACCAAACCTCTGTgtactcagtttcttcatctgtaaaatgaggaaaatccTACCCACAACTctcttgaggattaaatgaataaatgtttataaggcacttaaaacagtgcttggcaAGTAGTAAGCACTTTATAACTCTTaatgttactattatttttgttgttatatttattATGGGCAGGGCCTAATAAGTCAAAATGAGTTTAGAAAACTTCTAAGAATAAGCCTGTTGACTTATTTTTCCTACCTTATTTACACCTCAAACtattttttcttactatttttcgTTGGGGTAGTCAGATAGTAGTGATATAGTAGTGGGGTAGTGATATAGTTCTGGCCAAAAAGATTTAAGTGAAAGTTGTTGGGCAGACTCAGCTAGTTCTAGCTTTTTTTGCCCATTAACCTCCCCCTTCTTTCTGCCAGAAATGTAGAATTTGTGGCATGCCATATTGTAAGCATAAGATTGAGAGTCACATCTCAAAGATGGTGGAACAGAATGCTAGAAGCATGGGTTCCCAATGACATTCAGAGTTACCCTTCCAACCCTGGAGAGGCTGGCTTTCTTTTccctaagtataaaataaactcCTATTGGAGTTTATATattggagggaagagaagggtTCTGTTACTCGCAGTGGAATACAATTCCTACCTAATATATGTACTAACGAaggccaccttttttttttttaacatctttactggagtataactgctttacaatggtgtgttagtttctgctttataacaaagtgaatcagctctacatatacatatatccccgtatctcctccctcttgcgtctccctctcaccctccctatcccacccctctaggtggtcacaaagccccgagctgttctccctgtgctttgtggctgcttcccactagctatgtatttcacatttggtagtatatattagtctgtgccactctctcacttcgtcccagcttaccctttcccctccccgtgacctcaagtccattctctacatcagtgtcattattcctgtcctttccctaggttcttcataaccctttttttttttagattccatatatatgttagcatacggtatgtttttctttctgacttcactctgtatgagagactctgtatgaggtccatccacctcactacagataactcaattttgtttctttttatggctgagtaatattccactgtatatatgttaGGCCACCTCCTTTTAAATCAAAAGTAATCTAAAAGAAATCCCAGAAAATAGGTATTATTTGGGTCAGCCTCAATCTGAGGTCATAattaatggttttaaaaatgacTGACTTTTGGAAAAGGCTTCAACTTGAAGAGGTTGCCTAGAACTGATCCAGTGAATCCATTTGTGAGATGCTACCTAGGTATCCTTAACCCAAGagcctttttttctccccatcaAACCAGACATTCCATTAGTGGTCACAATTTTAGTTTTCCataagacacatttttaaaattaaagaaataatttttcctttacaaatgttaattctcttttcttcacaggTTTATAAAAAGGTCTTTGTGTATTTTATTGAAACAATTTAGCAAATACTCAAATGCTCTGAGATATGTTAGAAACATCTGTACTTTCATCAACTTTATAATAAACCTCCCACATTGTGTATAATGTTCTAAATCTTATTTCAATACTTTAGCAGTGTTTCCTATGTCAGTATATGCTGACAAAAAAACCCATTTTATTTTGTCACGATTATGCCTGCTGTATAATATTTAAGccatataaatcacagcaaaaagaacaaattttctTAAtcacatgtgatttttttttttttgttaaaccTCATAAAAGAGgcttataaacatttattgttaCTTTTGGTAAAATTTTCAAAGTCTTGGATTATCATatgactatttttttatttttaaaattaatttatattggagtatggttgctttacaatgttgtgttagcctccactgcacaacaaaatgaatcagccatatacatacagatatcccctctctattggacttccctcccatataggttatcacagtgcattaggtagagttccctgtgctacacagtatgttcccatcagctgtctattttatacatagtaccaATAATGTATACATCATATGACTTTAAACATGACTGGAAAGACTGCTGGTGATTCATAATGGTTTCATATTGTCATTACCTAGTATCTTGAAGTAATATATGCATTTAGGATGAGGCTTTTCATTAATAAAGGTGAAAGTAAGACAATATTTCAAATAGATTTCTTGATAATTTTGAGTTTTGGTGGCCAATTTCCTATCAGATCTGATTAgtccacatttatttttatatcattaatgTATCTGTGAAAGAGCTAGTACTAGAAGTTACTTGTGTCAGCTCTATCATTTTCCTGTGGTTGAAAGGTGATTGCATTATTATTCGTATGATCTTGTTTCACTGCAAGAAAATTAAGCCACCTAGTTATTCTATGAAGGGTAGTTTGGCAAAAACTGGACAATATCCATAAATTTAATTACTGCTGCTAAAGCAAAAGAATGAGTGAGGGAACCACTATGGACTCCCACATGTTGCAGATTCTCACTTTTTTCCCAAGATACCTTCCCGTACCATGTGCGACACACAATCATGTGCTTTGTTGATTCAGGATGCTATTATGAATCTCTATATATTATTAGTAAaagcttcatttctttcttatttattagataaaaattataaacaaaagttCTAATATTGTCATCCTACAAACTAGATTGTCTTGCACACCTCATTTTGCAGACCACTGCTATGTCAGTCAAGGTAGGCAATATTATACTGCAGTTACAAAACACATTCAAGGCTCAGTGGTTTAACTCAAAAATTTTACTACTTGCTCAGACAAGGTCAGCTGTAGGTCAGGGTGTCTCTCCAAAGCACCTAGGTGCCTCAGAAATCCTGGATGAGAGAAAATCCACTACCCTTTAGGGTAATATCTGAAATATGCAGTTAATTCTCCAGAGACAGAATAAGACTGGGAGAAGGAAGAATTGAGGATGAAGTTTTCAATACCTCAGGCTGAAAGGGGCacacattcatccattcaacttGTTTGCCCAGATGTGTTACTTGGGCTTGCCCACCTGAAAGAGGCTAGGACAGTCGTCTATGTTTGGAAGGCTAGGAGAACTAGTTATTGCTAAGCACTAGTAATTTATATCACAAAACAACAGatgattatgtatattttaatcactAATAGTTATAAAAACAACATAATGATAACATATAAACTGAAAAGTTAAGGGAAAAAACCTATAATCTCATTACTCTTAAAAACTCCATGGTTAaccatataaatttttattttagtttctttacatctattttttacatagttatctgtgtaaaatatgtatacataatgtAATAAAATCTTTTACCCAGAGTTTTAACTGAACATGTTTTAATCAGTGtccatattatttccttttcttgtaaacatttttaatgactaCAAAATATTTCATCATGTGGCTTGACGTTTTTCTGAAACACTTTCTTTATTTGGATATTTAGGTCATTTCCTGTTTCTCGTTAATATACATAGCATTGTGGTAAATAATATCGTAAAAGAGCTATTTTTCTATACTTTGGATAATCGCCTTAGAATTCTTAGAAATAGGATCGTTCaccaagatatatatatatatatatatat
Protein-coding regions in this window:
- the GIN1 gene encoding gypsy retrotransposon integrase-like protein 1 isoform X4, with translation MPLLFMMVRSGKNGDLHLKQIAYYKRIGEYHPTTLPSERSGIRRAAKKFAFKEKKLFYVGKDRKQNRLVIVSEDEKKKVLRECHENDTGAHHGISRTLTLVESSYYWTSVTNDVKQWINVELCELFGTKQIVISHASQTINPTISTPSTIKTFLSKHCADYPNNWDDHLAAVSFAFNVTHSEPTKNTPYFQMFNRNLYMPETSDILREVDGNNTSMFARILGAIKEADKVMENKTTSAGQMENNSFDELNKSKIIVKKKPKQLNPFQLKVGHEVLRQRKNWWKDGRFQSEWVGPCVIDYITENGCAVLRDNTGTRLKRPIKMSHLKPYVRESSEQDSLYLLQGSVVADHDYIGMPEISVGAYQANILVEDATIGVVDNELLTSSKDRELLEYRNAKISPLIEDHSTLEKQTFSLLDSSHQVLEYLS
- the GIN1 gene encoding gypsy retrotransposon integrase-like protein 1 isoform X5 — protein: MGPFHTSSRSHVYAIIMTDLFTKWVVILPLCDVSASEISKAIINIFFLYGPPQKIIMDQRDEFIHQINVELCELFGTKQIVISHASQTINPTISTPSTIKTFLSKHCADYPNNWDDHLAAVSFAFNVTHSEPTKNTPYFQMFNRNLYMPETSDILREVDGNNTSMFARILGAIKEADKVMENKTTSAGQMENNSFDELNKSKIIVKKKPKQLNPFQLKVGHEVLRQRKNWWKDGRFQSEWVGPCVIDYITENGCAVLRDNTGTRLKRPIKMSHLKPYVRESSEQDSLYLLQGSVVADHDYIGMPEISVGAYQANILVEDATIGVVDNELLTSSKDRELLEYRNAKISPLIEDHSTLEKQTFSLLDSSHQVLEYLS